In one window of Episyrphus balteatus chromosome 3, idEpiBalt1.1, whole genome shotgun sequence DNA:
- the LOC129916778 gene encoding protein single-minded isoform X1, translating into MDAKSLAKTCAMKEKSKNAARTRREKENAEFFELAKLLPLPSAITSQLDKASIIRLTTSYLKMRQVFPDGLGEAWGSSQPMQRGAAIKELGSHLLQTLDGFIFVVAPDGKIMYISETASVHLGLSQVELTGNSIYEYIHNFDQDEMNAILSLRPDMYQNPDVFINSLNLPPNTPNPYVSGQGERGSYTIEIEKTFFLRMKCVLAKRNAGLTSSGFKVIHCSGYLKARIFPDYGDGQRCIQNLGLVAVGHSLPSSAITEIKLHQNMFMFRASMDLKLIFLDARVSQLTGYEPQDLIEKTLYQYIHVADALPMRCSHQILMFKGQVTTKYYRFLTKGGGWVWVQSYATVVHNTRSSRPHCIVSVNYVLSELEAKEFVLNEIQGAVKSEPLTPVISSHVVHSTTPASVGTPTAAITPSATSKVEQCFQSRLSQGSFDYAQVYPTPVHDVSSSINQSIQFADTTSSNYYNNHYYYDSVDANIIRPFSANSSSCSSSSESERQMSTGNASIINDTSPHTTYSDLSHNFELNYFSDNSSNPHHNHHNHHHHHQLQSNHHNNGDLQTNHHNHAAHHAQQQQQQTHHPVESTFGDSFKNVNPPQYTSVIVEPQHFIANEFVH; encoded by the exons ATGGATGCAAAAA GTCTTGCAAAAACGTGTGCAATGaaggagaaaagtaaaaacGCTGCAAGGACCCGTCGTGAAAAGGAAAATGCGGAATTTTTCGAATTGGCCAAATTACTACCATTGCCAAGTGCAATTACATCGCAACTGGACAAGGCGTCCATCATAAGATTAACAACATCGTACCTTAAAATGCGGCAAGTCTTTCCGGATG GACTCGGAGAAGCTTGGGGATCATCACAGCCAATGCAGAGAGGAGCAGCTATAAAAGAACTTGGCTCTCATCTACTTCAGACTTTGGATGGTTTTATATTTGTAGTGGCACCTGATGGAAAAATTATGTACATATCTGAGACAGCTTCAGTGCACTTAGGATTGAGTCAG gTCGAACTGACGGGAAATTCAATTTACGAATACATTCACAATTTCGACCAAGATGAAATGAATGCTATCTTATCACTTCGACCGGATATGTACCAAAATCCC GACGTTTTTATTAACTCACTCAACCTACCACCAAATACTCCAAATCCTTATGTTTCTGGACAAGGTGAACGAGGTTCTTATactattgaaattgaaaaaacatttttcctgcGTATGAAATGTGTTTTAGCTAAGAGAAATGCTGGACTGACATCTTCTGGATTTaag gtAATACACTGTTCTGGATACCTGAAAGCGAGAATATTTCCTGATTATGGAGATGGTCAAAGGTGCATACAAAATTTAGGTTTAGTTGCTGTTGGACATTCACTGCCATCATCAGCGAtaactgaaattaaattgcaccAAAATATGTTTATGTTCCGAGCTAGTATGGATTTGAAGCTAATATTTCTGGATGCAAG AGTCTCCCAACTAACAGGATACGAGCCCCAGGATTTAATAGAAAAGACTCTCTATCAATATATTCACGTTGCTGATGCCTTGCCTATGAGATGTTCTCATCAAATAC TGATGTTCAAAGGACAAGTTACCACCAAATATTATCGATTTCTCACCAAAGGCGGAGGGTGGGTCTGGGTGCAATCGTATGCCACAGTCGTTCACAATACCCGCTCATCTCGACCGCACTGTATTGTGAGTGTGAACTACGTACTTAG tgaactggaagcAAAGGAGTTCGTTTTGAATGAAATTCAGGGAGCTGTTAAGAGTGAACCACTCACCCCGGTGATTTCGTCGCATGTGGTCCATTCGACAACACCAGCATCCGTGGGGACACCAACAGCCGCCATTACCCCCAGTGCTACCTCCAAAGTTGAACAGTGCTTCCAGTCTCGACTGTCTCAAGGAAGCTTTGACTACGCCCAGGTGTATCCTACACCTGTACATGACGTTAGTTCTAGCATCAATCAAAGTATTCAATTCGCCGACACTACTAGTAGTAACTACTATAATAATCACTACTATTACGATTCGGTCGATGCGAATATTATTCGACCGTTTTCGGCGAATTCGAgtagttgtagtagtagttCGGAAAGTGAACGCCAGATGTCAACCGGAAATGCCTCCATTATTAATGATACATCCCCGCATACTACTTATAGTGATTTAAGTCACAATTTCGAGCTAAACTATTTCTCAGACAATAGTTCGAATCCCCACCACaatcatcataatcatcatcaccatcatcaacTTCAAAGTAATCATCACAACAATGGTGATTTGCAAACGAATCATCATAATCATGCCGCACATCAcgctcaacaacaacaacaacagacaCATCATCCCGTTGAAAGTACGTTTGgtgatagttttaaaaatgttaacccGCCACAATATACTAGCGTGATTGTTGAACCACAACATTTTATAGCTAATGAGTTTGTTCACTAG
- the LOC129916778 gene encoding protein single-minded isoform X2, with translation MKEKSKNAARTRREKENAEFFELAKLLPLPSAITSQLDKASIIRLTTSYLKMRQVFPDGLGEAWGSSQPMQRGAAIKELGSHLLQTLDGFIFVVAPDGKIMYISETASVHLGLSQVELTGNSIYEYIHNFDQDEMNAILSLRPDMYQNPDVFINSLNLPPNTPNPYVSGQGERGSYTIEIEKTFFLRMKCVLAKRNAGLTSSGFKVIHCSGYLKARIFPDYGDGQRCIQNLGLVAVGHSLPSSAITEIKLHQNMFMFRASMDLKLIFLDARVSQLTGYEPQDLIEKTLYQYIHVADALPMRCSHQILMFKGQVTTKYYRFLTKGGGWVWVQSYATVVHNTRSSRPHCIVSVNYVLSELEAKEFVLNEIQGAVKSEPLTPVISSHVVHSTTPASVGTPTAAITPSATSKVEQCFQSRLSQGSFDYAQVYPTPVHDVSSSINQSIQFADTTSSNYYNNHYYYDSVDANIIRPFSANSSSCSSSSESERQMSTGNASIINDTSPHTTYSDLSHNFELNYFSDNSSNPHHNHHNHHHHHQLQSNHHNNGDLQTNHHNHAAHHAQQQQQQTHHPVESTFGDSFKNVNPPQYTSVIVEPQHFIANEFVH, from the exons ATGaaggagaaaagtaaaaacGCTGCAAGGACCCGTCGTGAAAAGGAAAATGCGGAATTTTTCGAATTGGCCAAATTACTACCATTGCCAAGTGCAATTACATCGCAACTGGACAAGGCGTCCATCATAAGATTAACAACATCGTACCTTAAAATGCGGCAAGTCTTTCCGGATG GACTCGGAGAAGCTTGGGGATCATCACAGCCAATGCAGAGAGGAGCAGCTATAAAAGAACTTGGCTCTCATCTACTTCAGACTTTGGATGGTTTTATATTTGTAGTGGCACCTGATGGAAAAATTATGTACATATCTGAGACAGCTTCAGTGCACTTAGGATTGAGTCAG gTCGAACTGACGGGAAATTCAATTTACGAATACATTCACAATTTCGACCAAGATGAAATGAATGCTATCTTATCACTTCGACCGGATATGTACCAAAATCCC GACGTTTTTATTAACTCACTCAACCTACCACCAAATACTCCAAATCCTTATGTTTCTGGACAAGGTGAACGAGGTTCTTATactattgaaattgaaaaaacatttttcctgcGTATGAAATGTGTTTTAGCTAAGAGAAATGCTGGACTGACATCTTCTGGATTTaag gtAATACACTGTTCTGGATACCTGAAAGCGAGAATATTTCCTGATTATGGAGATGGTCAAAGGTGCATACAAAATTTAGGTTTAGTTGCTGTTGGACATTCACTGCCATCATCAGCGAtaactgaaattaaattgcaccAAAATATGTTTATGTTCCGAGCTAGTATGGATTTGAAGCTAATATTTCTGGATGCAAG AGTCTCCCAACTAACAGGATACGAGCCCCAGGATTTAATAGAAAAGACTCTCTATCAATATATTCACGTTGCTGATGCCTTGCCTATGAGATGTTCTCATCAAATAC TGATGTTCAAAGGACAAGTTACCACCAAATATTATCGATTTCTCACCAAAGGCGGAGGGTGGGTCTGGGTGCAATCGTATGCCACAGTCGTTCACAATACCCGCTCATCTCGACCGCACTGTATTGTGAGTGTGAACTACGTACTTAG tgaactggaagcAAAGGAGTTCGTTTTGAATGAAATTCAGGGAGCTGTTAAGAGTGAACCACTCACCCCGGTGATTTCGTCGCATGTGGTCCATTCGACAACACCAGCATCCGTGGGGACACCAACAGCCGCCATTACCCCCAGTGCTACCTCCAAAGTTGAACAGTGCTTCCAGTCTCGACTGTCTCAAGGAAGCTTTGACTACGCCCAGGTGTATCCTACACCTGTACATGACGTTAGTTCTAGCATCAATCAAAGTATTCAATTCGCCGACACTACTAGTAGTAACTACTATAATAATCACTACTATTACGATTCGGTCGATGCGAATATTATTCGACCGTTTTCGGCGAATTCGAgtagttgtagtagtagttCGGAAAGTGAACGCCAGATGTCAACCGGAAATGCCTCCATTATTAATGATACATCCCCGCATACTACTTATAGTGATTTAAGTCACAATTTCGAGCTAAACTATTTCTCAGACAATAGTTCGAATCCCCACCACaatcatcataatcatcatcaccatcatcaacTTCAAAGTAATCATCACAACAATGGTGATTTGCAAACGAATCATCATAATCATGCCGCACATCAcgctcaacaacaacaacaacagacaCATCATCCCGTTGAAAGTACGTTTGgtgatagttttaaaaatgttaacccGCCACAATATACTAGCGTGATTGTTGAACCACAACATTTTATAGCTAATGAGTTTGTTCACTAG